One Fundulus heteroclitus isolate FHET01 unplaced genomic scaffold, MU-UCD_Fhet_4.1 scaffold_47, whole genome shotgun sequence DNA segment encodes these proteins:
- the rnf40 gene encoding E3 ubiquitin-protein ligase BRE1B isoform X2 has product MSKTCRTGFPEGQGGGKMSGAGGGKRPLGADSPPGPPEKKSKKEEKTTTTLIEPIRIAGVSSTEEMDMKVLQFKNKKLCERLEQRQAMEDELREKIEKLEKRQATDDTTLLIVNRYWSQLEESVTVLRKCIEPEPAPASAPAPPSAPPPDATAMEDDGVGLSSPTAALPPPPLPESQSDGGQTEQQEERPDDRRDEPPQPPPPAGADELTAPAEPPSDSKADASPPPPPLSENAKGFLATLEQSSEEELSLHLQDRMLFSKDAIAHLVRVFDRLHSRIEDMCKAIQAAAGEDGSQAEARLNPGLLDDNVRLRDLATLLQGRHHKMSLEYNEWVDKVTSAETKVSEMETTVEDLQWDIEKLRNREQKLNKHLAEAMEQLKSGYSSTGSSGGLAGGQITLNIQKFESLNAELEHNQELANSRMAELEKLQLELQEAVRESEKLKMDLRNIPEEVVKETSEYKCLQSQFSLLYNESLGVKTQLDEARALLLTTKNAHLRQIEHMESDELSLQKKLRTEVIQLEDTLAQVRKEYEMLRIEFEQNLAANEQAGPINREMRHLISSLQNHNLQLKGDVQRFKRKLRETQLEINKLRCQSGDSGVLILEETTSDSIDVKKEEDEDQEEEEERRKELERQRAREREREREREAERERERERERERQRSDELKRKDSDTLKMLRVELKKAQESQKEMKLLLDMYKSAPKEQRDKVQLMAAERKSKAEVEDLRMRVRELEERERKESKKLADEDALRKIRVAEETIEHLQKKLAATKQEEALLSEMDVTGQAFEDMQEQNSRLLQQLREKDDANFKLMSERIKSNQIYKLLKEEKEELADQVLTFKTQVDAQLLVVQKLEEKEGVLQTTLAALEKELAVRTQALELNKRKAVEAAQLAEDLKVQLEHTQAKLKEIQVSVAENRTARERESSNLKRAQEDLSRLRRKLEKQKKVEVYSDADEILQEEINQYKAKLRCPCCNTRDKETVLTKCFHVFCYECLKMRYDTRQRKCPKCNCAFGANDFHRIYIT; this is encoded by the exons atgtctaaaacatgcaggactgGGTTCCCTGAGGGCCAAG gtggaggaaaGATGTCGGGTGCCGGGGGAGGGAAGCGCCCCCTGGGAGCGGACAGTCCTCCTGGCCCACCTGAGAAAAAGAGCAAGAAAGAAGAGAAGACCACCACGACACTTATAGAACCCATACGCATAGCTGGCGTCTCCTCCACG GAGGAGATGGACATGAAGGTACTGCAGTTCAAGAACAAGAAGCTCTGCGAGCGCTTGGAGCAGAGGCAGGCGATGGAAGATGAGCTACGAGAGAAAATTGAAAAGCTGGAGAAGAGACAGGCCACTGATGACACCACCCTCCTGATTGTTAATCGGTACTGGTCCCAG CTGGAAGAGAGCGTGACCGTTCTGCGCAAATGTATCGAGCCAGAACCAGCGCCGGCGTCTGCTCCTGCCCCGCCCTCAGCTCCGCCCCCAGACGCCACCGCCATGGAGGACGATGGGGTCGGCCTGTCTTCGCCCACCGCCGCGCTTCCCCCGCCGCCTCTCCCAGAGAGCCAGAGTGACGGCGGGCAGacggagcagcaggaggagcgtCCGGACGATCGGCGGGACGagccgccgcagccgccgcctccTGCTGGAGCGGACGAGTTAACGGCACCGGCTGAGCCGCCCTCAGATTCTAAAGCAG ACGcgtcgccgccgccgccgcctctgAGTGAGAATGCAAAGGGATTCTTGGCCACGCTGGAGCAGAGCAGCGAGGAGGAACTGTCCTTACACCTCCAGGACCGCATGCTGTTCAGCAAGGACGCCATAGCCCACTTAGTCCGCGTCTTTGACAGGCTGCACAGTCGCATCGAGGACATGTGCAAGGCCATCCAGGCTGCAG CAGGTGAGGATGGTAGCCAGGCGGAGGCCAGACTGAACCCCGGCCTGCTGGACGACAACGTCCGACTGCGAGATCTGGCCACCCTGCTGCAGGGCCGACACCACAAGATGTCCCTGGAG TACAATGAGTGGGTGGACAAGGTGACGAGTGCAGAAACTAAAGTCTCTGAGATGGAGACAACAGTGGAGGATCTTCAGTGGGACATCGAGAAGCTTCGCAACCGGGAGCAGAAGCTCAACAAACACCTGGCTGAGGCCATGGAGCAG CTTAAATCTGGATACAGCAGCACCGGCAGCTCAGGTGGCCTAGCTGGAGGACAGATAACTCTGAACATTCAGAAG tTTGAGAGTCTGAATGCAGAGCTGGAGCACAACCAGGAGCTGGCTAACAGCCGCATGGCAGAGCTGGAAAAACTGCAGCTGGAGCTCCAGGAGGCTGTGAGGGAGAGCGAGAAGCTCAAG ATGGACCTGCGCAATATTCCAGAAGAAGTAGTGAAAGAAACGTCAGAATATAAATGCCTGCAGTCGCAGTTCTCGCTGCTCTACAATGAATCTCTTGGAGTTAAGACTCAGCTGGATGAGGCGCGGGCGCTGCTGCTCACCACCAAGAACGCTCACCTCAGACAGATCGAGCACATGGAG AGCGACGAGCTGTCCCTGCAGAAGAAGCTGAGGACGGAGGTCATCCAGCTGGAGGACACCTTGGCCCAGGTCCGCAAAGAGTACGAGATGCTCCGCATCGAGTTTGAGCAGAACCTGGCCGCCAACGAGCAAGCAg GACCAATCAACAGGGAGATGCGACACCTGATCAGCAGCCTTCAAAACCACAACCTGCAGCTGAAAGGCGACGTGCAGCGCTTCAAGAGGAAGCTGCGGGAAACGCAGCTGGAGATCAATAAG CTACGCTGCCAGAGCGGCGACTCGGGGGTTCTGATCCTAGAGGAGACGACCAGCGACAGCATCGACGTCaaaaaggaggaggacgaggaccaggaggaagaggaggagaggaggaaggagctgGAGAGACAGCGGGCTCGGGAAAGGGAGCGGGAACGAGAGCGGGAGGCGGAACGGGAGCGAGAGAGGGAGCGGGAGAGGGAGAGGCAGCGCAGCGacgagctgaagaggaaagactCTGACACCCTGAAGATGCTCCGCGTGGAACTCAA GAAAGCCCAGGAGTCTCAGAAGGAGATGAAGCTCCTGCTGGATATGTACAAATCAGCTCCAAAGGAGCAAAGAGACAAAGTGCAGCTTATGGCCGCCGAGCGCAAATCAAAAGCCGAG GTGGAGGACCTGAGGATGCGAGTGCGAGAGCTGGAGGAGAGGGAACGGAAAGAGAGCAAGAAGCTGGCCGACGAGGACGCCCTGAGGAAGATCCGCGTGGCGGAGGAGACCATCGAGCATCTGCAGAAGAAGCTCGCCGCCACCAAGCAG gaggaggccctGCTGAGCGAGATGGACGTGACGGGACAGGCCTTCGAGGACATGCAGGAGCAGAACAGccggctgctgcagcagctgcgCGAGAAGGACGACGCCAACTTCAAGCTGATGAGCGAGCGCATCAAGTCCAACCAGATCTACAAGCTGctgaaggaggagaaggaggagctcGCTGACCAGGTCCTCACCTTCAAAACCCAG GTGGACGCCCAGCTGCTGGTGGTGCAGAAGCTTGAGGAGAAGGAGGGAGTCCTGCAGACCACCCTGGCTGCTCTGGAGAAGGAGCTGGCTGTCAGAACACAGGCGCTAGAACTCAACAAGAGGAAG GCGGTGGAGGCAGCTCAGTTGGCGGAGGACCTGAAGGTGCAGCTGGAGCACACGCAGGCCAAGCTGAAGGAGATCCAGGTCTCTGTGGCCGAGAACCGCACCGCCCGGGAGAGGGAGAGCAGCAACCTGAAACGAGCTCAG GAGGACCTGTCCCGGctgaggaggaagctggagaagCAGAAGAAGGTGGAGGTGTACTCCGACGCAGACGAGATCCTGCAGGAGGAGATCAACCAGTAcaag gccaAGCTGCGCTGCCCCTGCTGCAACACGCGGGACAAGGAGACCGTCCTCACCAAGTGTTTCCACGTCTTCTGCTACGAGTGTCTGAAGATGCGCTACGACACGCGGCAGAGGAAGTGCCCCAAGTGCAACTGCGCCTTCGGAGCCAACGACTTCCACCGCATCTACATCACCTGA
- the rnf40 gene encoding E3 ubiquitin-protein ligase BRE1B isoform X1 yields MSKTCRTGFPEGQGGGKMSGAGGGKRPLGADSPPGPPEKKSKKEEKTTTTLIEPIRIAGVSSTEEMDMKVLQFKNKKLCERLEQRQAMEDELREKIEKLEKRQATDDTTLLIVNRYWSQLEESVTVLRKCIEPEPAPASAPAPPSAPPPDATAMEDDGVGLSSPTAALPPPPLPESQSDGGQTEQQEERPDDRRDEPPQPPPPAGADELTAPAEPPSDSKADASPPPPPLSENAKGFLATLEQSSEEELSLHLQDRMLFSKDAIAHLVRVFDRLHSRIEDMCKAIQAAAGEDGSQAEARLNPGLLDDNVRLRDLATLLQGRHHKMSLEYNEWVDKVTSAETKVSEMETTVEDLQWDIEKLRNREQKLNKHLAEAMEQLKSGYSSTGSSGGLAGGQITLNIQKFESLNAELEHNQELANSRMAELEKLQLELQEAVRESEKLKMDLRNIPEEVVKETSEYKCLQSQFSLLYNESLGVKTQLDEARALLLTTKNAHLRQIEHMESDELSLQKKLRTEVIQLEDTLAQVRKEYEMLRIEFEQNLAANEQAGPINREMRHLISSLQNHNLQLKGDVQRFKRKLRETQLEINKLRCQSGDSGVLILEETTSDSIDVKKEEDEDQEEEEERRKELERQRAREREREREREAERERERERERERQRSDELKRKDSDTLKMLRVELKKAQESQKEMKLLLDMYKSAPKEQRDKVQLMAAERKSKAEVEDLRMRVRELEERERKESKKLADEDALRKIRVAEETIEHLQKKLAATKQEEEALLSEMDVTGQAFEDMQEQNSRLLQQLREKDDANFKLMSERIKSNQIYKLLKEEKEELADQVLTFKTQVDAQLLVVQKLEEKEGVLQTTLAALEKELAVRTQALELNKRKAVEAAQLAEDLKVQLEHTQAKLKEIQVSVAENRTARERESSNLKRAQEDLSRLRRKLEKQKKVEVYSDADEILQEEINQYKAKLRCPCCNTRDKETVLTKCFHVFCYECLKMRYDTRQRKCPKCNCAFGANDFHRIYIT; encoded by the exons atgtctaaaacatgcaggactgGGTTCCCTGAGGGCCAAG gtggaggaaaGATGTCGGGTGCCGGGGGAGGGAAGCGCCCCCTGGGAGCGGACAGTCCTCCTGGCCCACCTGAGAAAAAGAGCAAGAAAGAAGAGAAGACCACCACGACACTTATAGAACCCATACGCATAGCTGGCGTCTCCTCCACG GAGGAGATGGACATGAAGGTACTGCAGTTCAAGAACAAGAAGCTCTGCGAGCGCTTGGAGCAGAGGCAGGCGATGGAAGATGAGCTACGAGAGAAAATTGAAAAGCTGGAGAAGAGACAGGCCACTGATGACACCACCCTCCTGATTGTTAATCGGTACTGGTCCCAG CTGGAAGAGAGCGTGACCGTTCTGCGCAAATGTATCGAGCCAGAACCAGCGCCGGCGTCTGCTCCTGCCCCGCCCTCAGCTCCGCCCCCAGACGCCACCGCCATGGAGGACGATGGGGTCGGCCTGTCTTCGCCCACCGCCGCGCTTCCCCCGCCGCCTCTCCCAGAGAGCCAGAGTGACGGCGGGCAGacggagcagcaggaggagcgtCCGGACGATCGGCGGGACGagccgccgcagccgccgcctccTGCTGGAGCGGACGAGTTAACGGCACCGGCTGAGCCGCCCTCAGATTCTAAAGCAG ACGcgtcgccgccgccgccgcctctgAGTGAGAATGCAAAGGGATTCTTGGCCACGCTGGAGCAGAGCAGCGAGGAGGAACTGTCCTTACACCTCCAGGACCGCATGCTGTTCAGCAAGGACGCCATAGCCCACTTAGTCCGCGTCTTTGACAGGCTGCACAGTCGCATCGAGGACATGTGCAAGGCCATCCAGGCTGCAG CAGGTGAGGATGGTAGCCAGGCGGAGGCCAGACTGAACCCCGGCCTGCTGGACGACAACGTCCGACTGCGAGATCTGGCCACCCTGCTGCAGGGCCGACACCACAAGATGTCCCTGGAG TACAATGAGTGGGTGGACAAGGTGACGAGTGCAGAAACTAAAGTCTCTGAGATGGAGACAACAGTGGAGGATCTTCAGTGGGACATCGAGAAGCTTCGCAACCGGGAGCAGAAGCTCAACAAACACCTGGCTGAGGCCATGGAGCAG CTTAAATCTGGATACAGCAGCACCGGCAGCTCAGGTGGCCTAGCTGGAGGACAGATAACTCTGAACATTCAGAAG tTTGAGAGTCTGAATGCAGAGCTGGAGCACAACCAGGAGCTGGCTAACAGCCGCATGGCAGAGCTGGAAAAACTGCAGCTGGAGCTCCAGGAGGCTGTGAGGGAGAGCGAGAAGCTCAAG ATGGACCTGCGCAATATTCCAGAAGAAGTAGTGAAAGAAACGTCAGAATATAAATGCCTGCAGTCGCAGTTCTCGCTGCTCTACAATGAATCTCTTGGAGTTAAGACTCAGCTGGATGAGGCGCGGGCGCTGCTGCTCACCACCAAGAACGCTCACCTCAGACAGATCGAGCACATGGAG AGCGACGAGCTGTCCCTGCAGAAGAAGCTGAGGACGGAGGTCATCCAGCTGGAGGACACCTTGGCCCAGGTCCGCAAAGAGTACGAGATGCTCCGCATCGAGTTTGAGCAGAACCTGGCCGCCAACGAGCAAGCAg GACCAATCAACAGGGAGATGCGACACCTGATCAGCAGCCTTCAAAACCACAACCTGCAGCTGAAAGGCGACGTGCAGCGCTTCAAGAGGAAGCTGCGGGAAACGCAGCTGGAGATCAATAAG CTACGCTGCCAGAGCGGCGACTCGGGGGTTCTGATCCTAGAGGAGACGACCAGCGACAGCATCGACGTCaaaaaggaggaggacgaggaccaggaggaagaggaggagaggaggaaggagctgGAGAGACAGCGGGCTCGGGAAAGGGAGCGGGAACGAGAGCGGGAGGCGGAACGGGAGCGAGAGAGGGAGCGGGAGAGGGAGAGGCAGCGCAGCGacgagctgaagaggaaagactCTGACACCCTGAAGATGCTCCGCGTGGAACTCAA GAAAGCCCAGGAGTCTCAGAAGGAGATGAAGCTCCTGCTGGATATGTACAAATCAGCTCCAAAGGAGCAAAGAGACAAAGTGCAGCTTATGGCCGCCGAGCGCAAATCAAAAGCCGAG GTGGAGGACCTGAGGATGCGAGTGCGAGAGCTGGAGGAGAGGGAACGGAAAGAGAGCAAGAAGCTGGCCGACGAGGACGCCCTGAGGAAGATCCGCGTGGCGGAGGAGACCATCGAGCATCTGCAGAAGAAGCTCGCCGCCACCAAGCAG gaggaggaggccctGCTGAGCGAGATGGACGTGACGGGACAGGCCTTCGAGGACATGCAGGAGCAGAACAGccggctgctgcagcagctgcgCGAGAAGGACGACGCCAACTTCAAGCTGATGAGCGAGCGCATCAAGTCCAACCAGATCTACAAGCTGctgaaggaggagaaggaggagctcGCTGACCAGGTCCTCACCTTCAAAACCCAG GTGGACGCCCAGCTGCTGGTGGTGCAGAAGCTTGAGGAGAAGGAGGGAGTCCTGCAGACCACCCTGGCTGCTCTGGAGAAGGAGCTGGCTGTCAGAACACAGGCGCTAGAACTCAACAAGAGGAAG GCGGTGGAGGCAGCTCAGTTGGCGGAGGACCTGAAGGTGCAGCTGGAGCACACGCAGGCCAAGCTGAAGGAGATCCAGGTCTCTGTGGCCGAGAACCGCACCGCCCGGGAGAGGGAGAGCAGCAACCTGAAACGAGCTCAG GAGGACCTGTCCCGGctgaggaggaagctggagaagCAGAAGAAGGTGGAGGTGTACTCCGACGCAGACGAGATCCTGCAGGAGGAGATCAACCAGTAcaag gccaAGCTGCGCTGCCCCTGCTGCAACACGCGGGACAAGGAGACCGTCCTCACCAAGTGTTTCCACGTCTTCTGCTACGAGTGTCTGAAGATGCGCTACGACACGCGGCAGAGGAAGTGCCCCAAGTGCAACTGCGCCTTCGGAGCCAACGACTTCCACCGCATCTACATCACCTGA
- the rnf40 gene encoding E3 ubiquitin-protein ligase BRE1B isoform X3 gives MSKTCRTGFPEGQGGGKMSGAGGGKRPLGADSPPGPPEKKSKKEEKTTTTLIEPIRIAGVSSTEEMDMKVLQFKNKKLCERLEQRQAMEDELREKIEKLEKRQATDDTTLLIVNRYWSQLEESVTVLRKCIEPEPAPASAPAPPSAPPPDATAMEDDGVGLSSPTAALPPPPLPESQSDGGQTEQQEERPDDRRDEPPQPPPPAGADELTAPAEPPSDSKADASPPPPPLSENAKGFLATLEQSSEEELSLHLQDRMLFSKDAIAHLVRVFDRLHSRIEDMCKAIQAAGEDGSQAEARLNPGLLDDNVRLRDLATLLQGRHHKMSLEYNEWVDKVTSAETKVSEMETTVEDLQWDIEKLRNREQKLNKHLAEAMEQLKSGYSSTGSSGGLAGGQITLNIQKFESLNAELEHNQELANSRMAELEKLQLELQEAVRESEKLKMDLRNIPEEVVKETSEYKCLQSQFSLLYNESLGVKTQLDEARALLLTTKNAHLRQIEHMESDELSLQKKLRTEVIQLEDTLAQVRKEYEMLRIEFEQNLAANEQAGPINREMRHLISSLQNHNLQLKGDVQRFKRKLRETQLEINKLRCQSGDSGVLILEETTSDSIDVKKEEDEDQEEEEERRKELERQRAREREREREREAERERERERERERQRSDELKRKDSDTLKMLRVELKKAQESQKEMKLLLDMYKSAPKEQRDKVQLMAAERKSKAEVEDLRMRVRELEERERKESKKLADEDALRKIRVAEETIEHLQKKLAATKQEEEALLSEMDVTGQAFEDMQEQNSRLLQQLREKDDANFKLMSERIKSNQIYKLLKEEKEELADQVLTFKTQVDAQLLVVQKLEEKEGVLQTTLAALEKELAVRTQALELNKRKAVEAAQLAEDLKVQLEHTQAKLKEIQVSVAENRTARERESSNLKRAQEDLSRLRRKLEKQKKVEVYSDADEILQEEINQYKAKLRCPCCNTRDKETVLTKCFHVFCYECLKMRYDTRQRKCPKCNCAFGANDFHRIYIT, from the exons atgtctaaaacatgcaggactgGGTTCCCTGAGGGCCAAG gtggaggaaaGATGTCGGGTGCCGGGGGAGGGAAGCGCCCCCTGGGAGCGGACAGTCCTCCTGGCCCACCTGAGAAAAAGAGCAAGAAAGAAGAGAAGACCACCACGACACTTATAGAACCCATACGCATAGCTGGCGTCTCCTCCACG GAGGAGATGGACATGAAGGTACTGCAGTTCAAGAACAAGAAGCTCTGCGAGCGCTTGGAGCAGAGGCAGGCGATGGAAGATGAGCTACGAGAGAAAATTGAAAAGCTGGAGAAGAGACAGGCCACTGATGACACCACCCTCCTGATTGTTAATCGGTACTGGTCCCAG CTGGAAGAGAGCGTGACCGTTCTGCGCAAATGTATCGAGCCAGAACCAGCGCCGGCGTCTGCTCCTGCCCCGCCCTCAGCTCCGCCCCCAGACGCCACCGCCATGGAGGACGATGGGGTCGGCCTGTCTTCGCCCACCGCCGCGCTTCCCCCGCCGCCTCTCCCAGAGAGCCAGAGTGACGGCGGGCAGacggagcagcaggaggagcgtCCGGACGATCGGCGGGACGagccgccgcagccgccgcctccTGCTGGAGCGGACGAGTTAACGGCACCGGCTGAGCCGCCCTCAGATTCTAAAGCAG ACGcgtcgccgccgccgccgcctctgAGTGAGAATGCAAAGGGATTCTTGGCCACGCTGGAGCAGAGCAGCGAGGAGGAACTGTCCTTACACCTCCAGGACCGCATGCTGTTCAGCAAGGACGCCATAGCCCACTTAGTCCGCGTCTTTGACAGGCTGCACAGTCGCATCGAGGACATGTGCAAGGCCATCCAGGCTGCAG GTGAGGATGGTAGCCAGGCGGAGGCCAGACTGAACCCCGGCCTGCTGGACGACAACGTCCGACTGCGAGATCTGGCCACCCTGCTGCAGGGCCGACACCACAAGATGTCCCTGGAG TACAATGAGTGGGTGGACAAGGTGACGAGTGCAGAAACTAAAGTCTCTGAGATGGAGACAACAGTGGAGGATCTTCAGTGGGACATCGAGAAGCTTCGCAACCGGGAGCAGAAGCTCAACAAACACCTGGCTGAGGCCATGGAGCAG CTTAAATCTGGATACAGCAGCACCGGCAGCTCAGGTGGCCTAGCTGGAGGACAGATAACTCTGAACATTCAGAAG tTTGAGAGTCTGAATGCAGAGCTGGAGCACAACCAGGAGCTGGCTAACAGCCGCATGGCAGAGCTGGAAAAACTGCAGCTGGAGCTCCAGGAGGCTGTGAGGGAGAGCGAGAAGCTCAAG ATGGACCTGCGCAATATTCCAGAAGAAGTAGTGAAAGAAACGTCAGAATATAAATGCCTGCAGTCGCAGTTCTCGCTGCTCTACAATGAATCTCTTGGAGTTAAGACTCAGCTGGATGAGGCGCGGGCGCTGCTGCTCACCACCAAGAACGCTCACCTCAGACAGATCGAGCACATGGAG AGCGACGAGCTGTCCCTGCAGAAGAAGCTGAGGACGGAGGTCATCCAGCTGGAGGACACCTTGGCCCAGGTCCGCAAAGAGTACGAGATGCTCCGCATCGAGTTTGAGCAGAACCTGGCCGCCAACGAGCAAGCAg GACCAATCAACAGGGAGATGCGACACCTGATCAGCAGCCTTCAAAACCACAACCTGCAGCTGAAAGGCGACGTGCAGCGCTTCAAGAGGAAGCTGCGGGAAACGCAGCTGGAGATCAATAAG CTACGCTGCCAGAGCGGCGACTCGGGGGTTCTGATCCTAGAGGAGACGACCAGCGACAGCATCGACGTCaaaaaggaggaggacgaggaccaggaggaagaggaggagaggaggaaggagctgGAGAGACAGCGGGCTCGGGAAAGGGAGCGGGAACGAGAGCGGGAGGCGGAACGGGAGCGAGAGAGGGAGCGGGAGAGGGAGAGGCAGCGCAGCGacgagctgaagaggaaagactCTGACACCCTGAAGATGCTCCGCGTGGAACTCAA GAAAGCCCAGGAGTCTCAGAAGGAGATGAAGCTCCTGCTGGATATGTACAAATCAGCTCCAAAGGAGCAAAGAGACAAAGTGCAGCTTATGGCCGCCGAGCGCAAATCAAAAGCCGAG GTGGAGGACCTGAGGATGCGAGTGCGAGAGCTGGAGGAGAGGGAACGGAAAGAGAGCAAGAAGCTGGCCGACGAGGACGCCCTGAGGAAGATCCGCGTGGCGGAGGAGACCATCGAGCATCTGCAGAAGAAGCTCGCCGCCACCAAGCAG gaggaggaggccctGCTGAGCGAGATGGACGTGACGGGACAGGCCTTCGAGGACATGCAGGAGCAGAACAGccggctgctgcagcagctgcgCGAGAAGGACGACGCCAACTTCAAGCTGATGAGCGAGCGCATCAAGTCCAACCAGATCTACAAGCTGctgaaggaggagaaggaggagctcGCTGACCAGGTCCTCACCTTCAAAACCCAG GTGGACGCCCAGCTGCTGGTGGTGCAGAAGCTTGAGGAGAAGGAGGGAGTCCTGCAGACCACCCTGGCTGCTCTGGAGAAGGAGCTGGCTGTCAGAACACAGGCGCTAGAACTCAACAAGAGGAAG GCGGTGGAGGCAGCTCAGTTGGCGGAGGACCTGAAGGTGCAGCTGGAGCACACGCAGGCCAAGCTGAAGGAGATCCAGGTCTCTGTGGCCGAGAACCGCACCGCCCGGGAGAGGGAGAGCAGCAACCTGAAACGAGCTCAG GAGGACCTGTCCCGGctgaggaggaagctggagaagCAGAAGAAGGTGGAGGTGTACTCCGACGCAGACGAGATCCTGCAGGAGGAGATCAACCAGTAcaag gccaAGCTGCGCTGCCCCTGCTGCAACACGCGGGACAAGGAGACCGTCCTCACCAAGTGTTTCCACGTCTTCTGCTACGAGTGTCTGAAGATGCGCTACGACACGCGGCAGAGGAAGTGCCCCAAGTGCAACTGCGCCTTCGGAGCCAACGACTTCCACCGCATCTACATCACCTGA